The Deinococcus ruber sequence TCCATGGAGCGCTGGAAGAGCTGCCGGGCCCGCTTGTCCTTCCCGGCGTACAGTTCCAGCGTTCCTAGAGAGGCGGCCAGTTCGCTGAGCTGGAGGGGCGACTGCTGCGCTCTAGTGAGCAGCTCACGCCCCTTGCGAACGAACCTGGGAGCCTGCTCAGCCACCATGGCGGTGCTGATCTCCGCGGCCATGAGCCACGGATCGGACGTCCCAGCACCGTGTCGGTAGAGGAGGCGGAGCGCAGTTCTGGGCGCGCTCAGGTGCAGATAGAAGCGCATGGCGGTGCGCAACACCAGTCGGTGCTGGGGTGCCAGACCCAGCGCGATGCGGATGTGACGCTCCGCTTTGGTGACCTCTCCCAAGGCGGTGTAAGCGCGGGCCAGATCCAGGTGTGCCAGCGGATTGATGGCGAAGGCACGCAATTTGGCACGGAAGCGCCTCACTTGGGTGGCCATGAACGGCACGCCGACCTCGTCCACAGACAGCAGGGGAGGGGGGGAAGCGACTGCCTGGAGTTGATCGAGCGCGAGCGTCACACGGGCATTCGTCAGGGCCGCTGGGGTCGTCTGCTGCGGATGCATCAGCAGATAGGTAGCGGCATCCTCTGCCAGTTCTGGGCGAGAGAGGAGGCGGGCGGCACTCGTCAGTTCCGCAGCGCGTCCAAGGTTCGGGGTCTGCTGAAATTCGGCAGCGAGCTTGCTCAGCGGTGCCTGGCTCCGCGCCTGCTCAGCCGGTGTCACTCCGCGTGTGGAAAGGGCCGCCTCCCCCGTCTGGGTGGCCGTACTCGTCTCGCGCCAGCGAGGAATGACCCGCCGATCCTTCGGGCCAGTCGGGACGCTCATGTTGGCTGAAGCCGCAGCCGCAGTTCCGCCTCGACCGCCAAGCGGTTAAAAAGGCTGACGTACTGCTCCAGGTTGGCGGCATGCCGTCCCTGCACATGTCGAGGATGACCGCGGCGCGCCGGGTCAGGGAAGCAGAGTTCGCGAAGACTGCGTATGACCTCCGGAATGAGCGCTGCGGGCAGGCTGGAACGAAGGTCGACGGCAATCTGCGCCAATGCGCGATCAAACGCCTCCAGCAGATACGGCAGCACCTGAGGAAATTCTCCCAGCACCGGCCCACCCAGAAAGCCCGAGCGAAGTGACAGATCCAGGGCTGCATACAGGTAGTCATTGAAGTGCCGCTGGGTGAACAGGAAGGTCATGAGGCCCCCTAACTGATACAGGTCACACCGCAGACGGTGTAACCAGAGGTCAGGTTGTTGCTCCAGGTACAGCACCTCCGGGGGCGCGTATTGGTACTCTCCCGGGAAGCGCTCCTCCGTGAAAGGAGAGCGCCCCACCTCATCGACCGCCTTGCCGAGATCTCCCAGCTTCGCCCCCACAGCGCTGAACAGCAGCACGTTGGCGGGTTTCAAATCATTGTGCGCGAACCGGGCGGAGTGCAGTTGCCGCAGCCCGACTGTGATGTGATGTAAACACCGCAGAATCCAGGCAGCGTCACAGGTGTGCGTCGAAAGATGTGCTCGAACGTCGGCGTCCGCACGCTCAAGGATGACGTACGGCACCGGCACCAGTGCGCCCGCGACTCTCACCTGCCCATGTGTGATGGCAGAAACAACTCGGCTTAGATGCCAGCATGATTCAAGCAGGGCCACCTCGAAGTTGTGCCGTTCGGTGACTTCCTGGAGGGCCACGGTGACGTTCAGCTCCTGAAACGTGGCGGATAGATCCACGGCTTTCAGGAATCCAAGGTGTCCTGCCGGATGCTGCACCAGGTAGCCAACCGAGAAGGCGCCCTGAGAACCATCGCGCGACAGCACATGCCATCCACCTTCCAGGGTCAGGCCAACGAGAAAATGAGCTGGATGCGTGGCACGTGTGGGGACAACCTCACCTGAGTCCATTGGAGAGCATTCTCGCACACCACCATTATGTACACAACAAAAAAAGGAATCGGGTCTTTTCGCTGCAGCGGCGACTCCGTCGATAAACATGCCTGGCAGGGATGTTCGCTTCAAGAGCTTCGCGCTGCTGGGTGTGCTGGTGACGACTGTGGCGGTTTCATCTAGAAACAACCGAGGACATCGCAACGTGTCATCCTGGCGACTTGCCAGCACCAGGCGTCCTCTCGAGCAACCTCCGCGTTGATGGCCGAACGCATGCAAGATCCCGCACAGAACGATGTGGAAGACGCCCATTTCGTGTGGGATCCCCTTGTGGGGAGCATACATCCATACGGGCACCGACAAGCCAGCTCACGCTGCGCCGAACCTTCAACTCAGCCTTGAAGAACACGGCCAGGCGCAATAGTGCTTCTCCATCGCCAGCACCACCGTGCGGCCTCCTACCGGCCCCAATGCAGCGCCTTTCTCCCCCCTGTGCCCGAACCATACATTTGCGGCCCTGACAACCGGAAAATCATCATCACAGCGTCTCTGTTCGCTCTTGGGAGAGCCTTCAGGGTCGTGTGCTTTTACACGATCTTTACAGGCTGCCGCTACGGTGAAGACCGAGGTGATCCACATGAACAACACGCTTTTAACCAAATTGACGCTCACGGCAGCGCTGCTGACGGGAAGTGGCTTTGCACAGAGCAGCGGGATGAAGATGAACATGTCCACGACGACCGGAACCAGCATGTCCGGAATGTCCATGGGCAGCATGGACATGACCAAGATGAGCAGCATGGCAACGTCCAGCCTCGAGATGCTGAGTGGCAAGGCGTTTGACCGTGCGTTTCTCAGCATGATGATTCCGCATCATCAGGCCGCCGTAGACATGTCCAAGGCCGTCCTCCCGCTCAGCAAGGACGCCATGGTCAAGAGCTGGGCGAACAACATCATCAAGTCTCAGCAGCAGGAAATCAGCATCATGATGGCCCTGCTGAAACCGCTCGGCGGAACCGATCCCAAGATGACCGCCATGATGGACAGCATGAAGGGAATGGGCGCGATGGTCAAGAAGGCCAAGAATCCTGACGTCGCCTTCGTGCAGGGCATGCTGCCGCATCACTCGTCCGCGATCGACATGGCGAAGGTCGCGTTGCAGCGCAGCAGTGATCCGCAGGTGCTGAAGCTCGCCGAGGACATCGTGGTCGCACAGGCCAAAGAAATGCACGACTTCCGCATCTGGCTGTTGAAACGGTGAATTCGTCACCCGACGCTGCTCACCTTCTCTGACGCCGCTCAGGTAATGCGGGCAATGAGCTGAACACCGTGTTGAAGAGCAAAGACGCACCGGCAGCTTCGGGTGCGTCTCTTCCTCTGCAGCCCGAGGAGGGGTATGGTGAAAGTGTTGGTGGTAGACGACGACCCTGCGATTCTCGAAATCCTAACGGCCTACCTGGAACGCAGCGGGTACGACGTGACTACGTCCATGAACGGTCTGGACGCGGAACACCTGCTCGGGAAGGTCGATGTCGCCATCCTCGACTGGATGCTGCCCGGTCAGAGTGGCGTCGATCTGACACGCCATGCCCGCGCCAGCTACCCGAACCTTCCGCTGCTGCTGCTCACCGCCCGGGGAGATGAGGACGACCGGGTGCATGGCCTGAAATCCGGAGCGGATGACTACGTGGTCAAGCCGTTCAGTCCGAGGGAAGTGGTCGCGCGGGTCGAAGCGCTCCTCCGGAGGGCGAATGTCCGGGACGTCATCACGCTCGGATCACTGGTGATCGGCGCGCAGGCGCGAACCGTGACCCTGGCAGGGGCAGATCTGTCGCTCAGCCGCACCGAGTTCGAGTTGCTGCTCACCCTGGCCCGGCATTCCGGCATTGCGTTCAGCCGGGAGCGGCTGCTGGAACGCGTCTGGGGCGTGGAGTTCGCGGGAACCGAGCGGGTGGTCGACGTCAACATCCAGATGCTTCGCCGGAAGCTGGGAGACGACCCGGACGCCCCCACCTTCATTGAAACGGTACGCGGGTTCGGCTACCGTTTCAAAGATGAAGACCTATAAGCTGAACCGCCGCATCGCTCCCTGGGAGCGTCGGCTGTCCGACATGCGGCGCGTGGGTGCGCCGTGCTCAGCCAACCCCCTACTGGCGTTCAGGCACTGAGTCGTGCGTCTGCTGCCTCGCCTGTTCCTGTCGCACACCTCGGTGGTGGTGCTCACGGTGGTATCGCTGTTCGTGCTGGCCGAGGTGCTGGCACCCGCCTTCATTCGTCATCATGTCGAGGAGATGGTGGCGCTGATCGGCCCGGCCGGGTTGTCGCTCCGCGAAGATCTCAGCCGGGGGATGCGCACCACCTTTACCGGTGCGCTGTTGCTGGCGTCCGGGATCGCCTTGGGAGTCGCCTTCGTGAGTGCGTATCTGGCCGCGCGGCGGGTGGTGCGGGCGGTGCGGCAATTAAGTGGAGGCAGTCTGGCCATCGCGGAGGGCAATTACCTGCGGCGACTTCCGGAGGAAGGCCAGGACGAACTGACGGAACTCGCGCGCAACTTCAACCGCATGGCCCGCGCGCTGGCAGATGTGGAAGCGTCCCGCATCGAACTGATCACCAATGTCGCGCATGAACTGCGCACGCCCCTCACAGCCCTGCAGGGGTACGCGGAGGCCCTGAATGACGGCATTCTGCCCCCAGAGCACGTGTCGGCCGCCATTCTGAGAGAAACCCGGGCCATGGAGCGGCTCACCAACGATCTGAGTCTGGTCTCGCGGGTTGAGGCAGGCAAGATCGAACTGACGCTCCATCCGGTCGTGGTTGCGAACCTCCTGATGACGGTGCAGGAGCGCTTCCTGCTGCTGGCGGAGAATCGTCACCTGACGTTGCAGCTCGAAGCACCTGGCCCGGCCCTGCTGGTGCAGGCCGATGCGGAACGCGCGTCGCAGGTGTTGGCGAACCTGGTGACCAACGCGCTGAAGTACACCCCCGCTGGCGGCACCGTGCGGGTCTTCACGGTGGTCAGCACGAAGACCGTAGCGATTCACGTGCAGGACGACGGGCCGGGACTGAGTGCCGAGGAGCAGCGGCGCATCTTCGAGCGCTTCTACCGCACCGATCACTCGCGTTCGCGCAGTACCGGTAGCGGTGGCGGCAGCGGCGTCGGCCTGACCATTGCACGGGGTCTGGCCCGCGCCATGGCCGGCGACGTGATCGTCACATCCACGCCCGCAGCGGGCAGCACCTTCATCTTCATCCTCCCCGCTGTCCTGCCGTGACCCGCGCGTCCCCTCTGGGGACGTTTTACAGAACCTGAATACACAATCGCTACGCTGATGGGCGTGAAACGATCCCTGCCACCCTTGCCACTGAGAACTGAAGTGGTTGCTGGTGGGGTGGGGGCGGCCCTGCTGATCACGCTGCTGCTGCGCTGGCCAGACATCTACCCCCTGCTCCGGACACTCGCAGGGAACCTGTACGCTGCCTCCGCCGCCCTCAGCGCCACCGTCAATGCGCCGCTGAACACCCTGCGGCTTCAGGCAGGCACGTCCCTGCTGGTGCCGCTGCTGCTCGGCATGATGGCTGTCACCGCTCCGTGTCAGCTGTCCACCGGGGCTGCCGCCCTGGCGGT is a genomic window containing:
- a CDS encoding protein kinase domain-containing protein, which produces MLSRDGSQGAFSVGYLVQHPAGHLGFLKAVDLSATFQELNVTVALQEVTERHNFEVALLESCWHLSRVVSAITHGQVRVAGALVPVPYVILERADADVRAHLSTHTCDAAWILRCLHHITVGLRQLHSARFAHNDLKPANVLLFSAVGAKLGDLGKAVDEVGRSPFTEERFPGEYQYAPPEVLYLEQQPDLWLHRLRCDLYQLGGLMTFLFTQRHFNDYLYAALDLSLRSGFLGGPVLGEFPQVLPYLLEAFDRALAQIAVDLRSSLPAALIPEVIRSLRELCFPDPARRGHPRHVQGRHAANLEQYVSLFNRLAVEAELRLRLQPT
- a CDS encoding DUF305 domain-containing protein — its product is MSGMSMGSMDMTKMSSMATSSLEMLSGKAFDRAFLSMMIPHHQAAVDMSKAVLPLSKDAMVKSWANNIIKSQQQEISIMMALLKPLGGTDPKMTAMMDSMKGMGAMVKKAKNPDVAFVQGMLPHHSSAIDMAKVALQRSSDPQVLKLAEDIVVAQAKEMHDFRIWLLKR
- a CDS encoding response regulator transcription factor, with protein sequence MVKVLVVDDDPAILEILTAYLERSGYDVTTSMNGLDAEHLLGKVDVAILDWMLPGQSGVDLTRHARASYPNLPLLLLTARGDEDDRVHGLKSGADDYVVKPFSPREVVARVEALLRRANVRDVITLGSLVIGAQARTVTLAGADLSLSRTEFELLLTLARHSGIAFSRERLLERVWGVEFAGTERVVDVNIQMLRRKLGDDPDAPTFIETVRGFGYRFKDEDL
- a CDS encoding sensor histidine kinase gives rise to the protein MRLLPRLFLSHTSVVVLTVVSLFVLAEVLAPAFIRHHVEEMVALIGPAGLSLREDLSRGMRTTFTGALLLASGIALGVAFVSAYLAARRVVRAVRQLSGGSLAIAEGNYLRRLPEEGQDELTELARNFNRMARALADVEASRIELITNVAHELRTPLTALQGYAEALNDGILPPEHVSAAILRETRAMERLTNDLSLVSRVEAGKIELTLHPVVVANLLMTVQERFLLLAENRHLTLQLEAPGPALLVQADAERASQVLANLVTNALKYTPAGGTVRVFTVVSTKTVAIHVQDDGPGLSAEEQRRIFERFYRTDHSRSRSTGSGGGSGVGLTIARGLARAMAGDVIVTSTPAAGSTFIFILPAVLP